The window TCTATTTCCTGTTATCATTTTGAGTGTAACTGTGTAACTACTGGCTTCCTATCTTTAAATTTTATTATGTTCCAGTGCATATTTCTGTTGTGGCCTTTCAAGTTTCTCTCTTCTTGTAGAGAGAACCTAGATTTGGCCTTGCATTTAACATTCAGTTTCTTTCATTTTCAATAGAAAtatcatggggtggggggaagggacaATTGACAGCATCAGAGCAGACATGGAGAAAGGATATAACCTTTTCCTCCATTGGGAGGGAATTCCtgcagaagtggctgaattgcaactaatcaccaaacttaaaaccatggagaaacctggtctgaacaaagacattggattcttatctcattatacatgacaaagctatctttagccatctcaccccttgcctttccctgcaagaccaattgcagccattaacagtcgtcaacaggttttccacacctatcagctgatcacccattcccaccacccttctgagtaatacccctccccattccctcactatatttaagggtctggtggcttccgtttcagtgtatctgtagaagtgtgcatgcacatgaaagctcataccaagaacaaacttagttggtctctaaggtgctactggaaagaattttttttttattttgttttgactatggcagaccaacacggctacctacctgtaactgcattattttatttatttttatttcataaaaatctatgcgctgcttgattgtaaaaaaacaacaacaaccgtcaAAGCAATTTACGAAAGGAATAAAACTATTTGTAAAAACAGTTGCAAGCAACTAttacatcatttaaaaaaattaaaatccgtgataaactaaaaacagattaaaatacattctacatatctgggtgggcttgtcaaaacaaaacaaaacaaaaaattttttttagcaggcaccgaaaataATATAGTGAAGACACTTGCGTCCCCCACAGATCTCCCTCCGCCCGCTGGTCTCGATATTATTCGCAACAACTCACATCTTTCCTGAAGACTTTCCTGTATATGTTGTGAGCAAACAAGGTACCAGCAGAGAGCAAGGCAGAATCCCCAGAAGACATCACGGCAGCAGCCAGGGCACCCAATCCACCAAGGGCGATATACGTTGGGCACAGATGGTAGAGAACCAGTGGAAGGATGAGGGCAGACTCTCCTCTGTCGTTGGGACTGGGGAGGCCATAGCCTGTCTGATTCCAGTCTTAGAAAGGAAACAGAGAAGCGTCATGTATGTTAAGAGGTTTGGTCGTATTTCAGCATGAGGGTTAACGCATGCAAAGGAACAGGAAGTCTTCCCTATCACTTTTACCAACAGGGAGAGTAGGCTAGGTTAGGAACAGTGTGCCTTTGAACGAAACTGGCTGTCCCTAAAATTCATCACACCCAAGGCGGCAACTTCTTTCTCCCCAAGAAGAGTCAGGGAGGACTTGCGGTCCTCCGGTTGGTATTATGGTGTGTGCTAACCTGAATTTATATGGTTGGTTACTGCAGACCAGAGTTTCCCcgacttaggtctccagctgcttttggactacaactcccatcatccctagctaacaggaccagggatgatgggaattgtagtccaaaaaacagttGGAGATCTAAGTTTGGGGAAACCTGCTGTAGATCATGGCATCATAAGCTGGCATAACTTGATATAAAATACACCCCTCAGTGAACTATCTCGGAGCTGGTCTTTCTCTAAAATGTGTCCTGGAAGGCATGGCTAAAACTTCCTGATCTCTTCATGCTTAAAGGTCAGCATACTAGTCTTGTGTTATAAAGCAAACCTAACTCCCACCCCCTGTTGGGGTTCTGCATAGAGTCTAGCATCTACCAAGCATAAACTCAGGATTCAGGAAACATACAGATAACCACTTAGTGGAGTCTCACTAGGGCCACGTCCTTTTGATCACAAAAAGGCAAACAGACAGGAACCTGTAGCAAATGAGCAATGTGTTGAAGGTGTGAGGACAATTGCTCATCCAGAAGACCTTGTCCCCTTTCTATAGCAGCACATTGGGTCAAAAGAACAGAGAAACTCAAGATGTTCAGTTGCTGAGGAGCCCTCAAAGCTCCTCTGGGACCCCCTCTTTGCTTCTCCACAATCTCAAGGactagcagggcttttttccagctggaatttgctggaactcaattccggcacctctcaggtgggcaccattgccattctaagagaacaagcagggccggcacgtccattaaggtgaactaggcaattgcctagggtgccaaaatggagggggcgctggacaGGCTTGGGCAGGACAggcgggacgggcaagcagcagcttctctgctacagcagagaaactgctgcttgcctctccaccaccccccacctcccgctaaagcaggctttggcggggggggggggcgggaggcgccagaaggtggtctcgcctagggtgcaagaaaccccGGCACCGGTCgtgagaacaagggaggcattcatggtgaattccagcacctctttttctaggtaACTAGCATCGAGGACCAGCCCTATGAAGACCAAGGAATGGGCGAAAGAGATGCTGTAGCCTTGCTGGTGAAGTTTACTGATGGGAAGAGCATAACTCTCAAACAAATGTCCTCCTTATCTCTGACTTGCGTTCCACTTACTTCTGGCTAGGTATACCCTTCCCTACCCTATCTCACTTAAGCCTAGGTCTGTGGCAAATTGTCATGCtaactccccccaccctttaGGGTTTTGGGGTGGATTGGGATTGTTTAGCTTTTTAGGTCAAGGTGTGTATTCTGCGTGACTTGCCGCCTGCTTATATTGCAGCTCATTTCATTTATCCCCCTCATGTGTGAACTTCTTGTGGGGCACAAGAGCAAACACATATAGCTTACCTGTAGAAGCAGCGACAGCCCCAATGACAACAGAGGGGATGGCCATGATGAAGCACCCGAGTCCAGAAAGGTAGGAGATGAGCCTTCCTTCATTTGGAGAAGAAGCTGAGAGAACTCGCTGGAAATAGATTTGCCACGGGATACTCCCAAGAGCCTGGGAGAGAAGCAGAAGGTGATGAACGCATCAGTCAGCCTCCCACCACATACAGGCAGCCCCAAAGTCACTTCACGCAATCCAATCCAAGTGCTGTTAGGCCCTGTGGCCTTCCATTCCAAGTGAGTCTTGCGACGAAGGGCTCACTCCCAATTTTGCTGTGGTTCCAAGTGGTTTCCCTCTTGCCTCCTTTCTTCCCAGGGGAAAACCCTTGGGAATCTATTCAGCAatagatcagaacaaatggcaatctcacaccctccaacattcctcaggtgacATTTCTTACTCCCgaacaactgaccctccttgaaacccccccacccccattttttcccctcccccccaaagcatttcctatcagaaaaaGGGTGAGTGCCACCACCACTTCACAAATGGGATGGCACACAAACAACCCTTCAACGTCCTGAGGAAAAAAAACCTTAATCtcaattttatttacaaaaagaaaaccacataccaataaataaatgttagaaaGGGGCAGACCATgggagagagtcccatggactgcaagaagatcaaacctatccattctgaaggaaatcaggcctgagtgctcactggaaggacagatcgtgaagctgaggctccaatactttggccacctcatgagaagagaagactccctggaaaagactgcctggtaaagaccctgatgctgagaaagatggagggcacaaggagaaggggacaacagaggatgagatggttggatggtgttctcgaagctaccaacatgagtctgaccaaactgcgggaggcagtggaagacaggagtgcctggcgtgctctggtccatggggtcacaaagagttggacataactaaacgactaaacaacaacaacaacaacaacaacagaaaggggCAAGACTAGCCAGAGGTCCAAATCCTTAATTTCCCCACTCACTGTGGACCAAAATTGAGCAAAGGGCAGGGCAGTTCGGCTTGCAAAGTAATCAGTGTAAAGAGTAACGGGGGGCTGCTGGAAGCCGCTTGGAAATCCATTCTCAGATGTGGCTCCAATTCAAATTGCACCTGTGAACAGGTGTTTTTCCTCTGCAGACATGGTGTACATTTCCCCAGCTCATCCAATGCATCTGCCTTGGGAGCAGTTCTTACCAAATATAAGAAGTCATCGAGCCACCTTCCAAGATACTGCACTTCCATTTTTCCAATCCAAGATGCTTGGAAGACGTCGTGCACAGCAGTGTAGGAAATGCTTTCCGTTGCAGAGTTCATGAGGGCGAAGGGGATACAAACCCACTTGCAGTAAAAAGAGAAACATCAGAATTATTTCCCCACCAGGTTGCCTCAAGGACACCAGCCTTGAGCTCTGGTTTGCAGAACATGCTACCCACAAGTGAAAAgaggaaagtaaaataaaacatcctCTCCTGCTCACCAAAATCCATCAAACAGAGGACATAGGTGACTGATGGGTTGATAGCTGCTCACCCACAGACAATATTTGATCTTACGAGCAGCTGGTTGCTGATGATTACTATAGAGAACTGGCTCCAGTGTGCTTATAGAAGCTCCTGGTCACACCTGAAGCTCCAGCTCCACACATGTAGAGAGAGCGCTCATTCACTTTGATGGTGCTCAGATTCACTGCAGGCAAAGATTATCCCCAGACTCATAATTTTGTCCTAGCATTTTGTACCCATCACAGCCTCACAGAGACTGAGACCAAGCCCCATGTGTGTAGAATATGGttatggtttaaaaataaaataaaaaatcacaccAGCATTTCAAGTGAGTAGTAAAATAACAATACTGGGACTTACCAGGCTGACTGTTATAAAGACCAGCTGGATTACATCTGTATATGCAACCGAGTACAGGCCACCTAATAAAGTATAGATTATAACTGTGCATGCAGAGATAACAATGACTAAAATACCATGGATATCCAAAATGACCTGCATGGTTGCACCTGTGGAAAAAAGGACAATGCTAAGCCACAGTATGAAATTTAATGCTACACCATTTCCCTTACATCATTATATTAGTGTGCAACACAAGTGACAGAATTGCTCCTTAAGAGATACAAGCATTAACATAGGGAGAGATGTTCTTCTAGACTAGATGTTTTCCCCCAACCAGATGTCCTCCAGCTGTCCTACAGTTCCAATCATTGGACTGTGATCATTGACCACACCACCTGGGGCTGATGGCCTTTgaaccccaaaacatctggagtgccagaggttgggaaaggctgctctagacatTATGAACATTCCCAGATGTGGAGACACTATCAGTTCTTGTTATTCTTCAGGGCGGGTATGAAGTAGGGTTGTTGCAGGACATGGCTGAGGAGGGgttgtggcttggggagagttccacgggacacacacagagagatctaGAGGGCCACACTGGGCTGCctggtctgaggttccccatacAATTTAGGGCAAATCACTCCATCTATCTTTCCCCAGCCGTAGACATTTGAATTGGATGAAATGGAAATGTGGGCTGCACAGACTCACGGGCCATAATAAAAGCAGTTACTACTTTACTGAAACAAGCCTTCAGTCCTTAAGACAAGCAAGAGAAGTTTAGTTACCTAAGGAAGCAAGAATAGCTGCAAACCAGAATATGTCCCCTATCAGCGATGGAATAAACATGAGGCTTGCCATCACATTCCCATATGTTTCTTGGAGCGGATCCATCATTGTCACATAATTCTTTGATCTCATTGGATTGACAAAGAAGAGCCCACCTGTCAAAAAGCAGTTGTATTGCAAATATTATTGTCATCTGGGCGGAAGCAATATTTTTAGATACCCCAAATTTCCCATGAGGAGCTAAAAGCGGCACACGTGGTTCctctttcccattttatccttaacAACAATCCTTTAGTCTGAGAGAAGGTGACTGGCCTGAGATCACCTAGCAAGTTTCCATAGCTGAGTGGATGTTTGAACCAGGGTCTCCTCACACCTGGACCAGCACTCTAACCTGGGAATAGTCATCACAGTGACCTTCAGGGATTGTTGGATGGCAATCTGCTGGGTTGTGACTGAGCTGAAAGGAGTTTGAAATAGGGGGTGTCTCCTCCTCTGCCCTGCCTCTGCCACACCCCTGGAGCACAGGATCAGAGATGGAGGATTTGCACTGAAGTATTCCTGGCTGACCCAAGATAGGGAAATTTAATTGGCATAGCCCAGATTCAACCCAAGAGCCACCTATCCGGAAACCCCCTCATCCCAGCAGATCTTGTGTTTGGATTGCTCCCTGAGAGACTTTTCGTATATGCGACAAGGGCAATTCGTAAGGAAACAATGTGAATCAACGTCAAACTTCTGCATTCCCTTTGGACGAGGCTCTCAGCATTTCCAATCCTGATTTTCATCGGATGGAATTTTTACATATTTaagcctttttttggggggggaactttACCAAGAAGGAGAGACAGAGCAAATCCTGCTGGGGCTTGGACCCACACGAGTCCTCTTGAAGGCAGGTAGACAATTTCAGCAGTGCCATTGATATATGCTCCTCCAACCCACGTGGCTGAAAGAAAGCAGGAAGAGCACACTTAAACTTGGAAATTCGCTCAAAATGGGGCAATCCAGCtaaaaataaatgctttgctgtgctgcttttagCCCCAATTCTTATAAGCCCCTGCTAAGGGAAGGACCGCATCTCAGTGACAGAATATTTGCATTGCACTTTGGGCATCTCAGGTCTCAATCCCTGGCAATGAAAACCTCTTTTGCAATAGTTTCTCTTTCAGACTGACgagaggttttatttatttattgactttgGAAAAGAATATGAGAATATGCATATACAGCACCTTTGGTTGTTTGGACGATATTAGgatcaaaatatttgaaaattaaGGAAACTCTTGACACAATTAAGTCAGTTAGAAAGATATGGAATATAATgctgaatttaaaaaaacaaaccagatttGATCCACGCTAAATTGCCTTCATGGGGAACCCCATTTGAAAAATTGGGGAAAAGATGGCATGTATGGAAACATTGGATGGAAGCGGCATAATGACTTTGTATCAACTGATAGATGAGGAAGACGGATTTTATACGTTAAGTGTTTAAAGAGATAATTATCACCCGTCAGATGCATTCCAATAGCAATATCTGCAGCTTCAACGTCTTGTAACAAAGAACAAcacccccatctctccctccctatttttgggggactcagatttaagaaaatggggggtaatggccctgtgtataagacggctcctaatttttgacattatttttagggggggaacctaCTTATACATAGAAAAATACGATGCtttctcctgtttgtttgtttcgtagcacaagaaaaaaattaataaaaactaattaaaaataaaatttaaaaaaccagtgTTTGCATTGGCTGCTTTTTCAGCCTCTGAGACACCAGAGGTGTTAGAACAGTTGTCCAAAtcttttgaaacaaaaaaaggcaATTCCTTTTTATAGATATTTGTTATTAATAAATAAGTTTGATATGCAGACTGTAAGAAACAATTGGAAAAAAAGATTTGGATGTTCCTATAGACCAGTGTGACAGTGTTTTAGCTTCCATAGCAAAGTCATTGATGGATCTTAAACTAAGGCTTACACAACAGAAAACAATATTTAGAATCTATTGGACTCCATTAGTTTTGCATAGAAAAGGACTGTCGAACGCAGCTCTTTGTTGGAGGATAATGCATCTTGGAAACATGTGTTCTTACAGTGTCCTATTCCCACTAAGTTTTGGGTGAAAGTGTTGAACTGTATAAATACATCTGTATGGAAAAACTTAAAATATTCAGAGGGaaatattcttttgaattatACACTTATTATATGGAAGTTGACAAGTGGACAGACAATGAAAACAGATTCTATGTGCTCTAAGTATGCCCAAAAGACtgatattgatgaactggaaaaacaaaaatctggccctctttaaTCAATGGATGGAAGACATGACATATGAATGGATTGCTTATAGATGCAGGCTTTGTTTGGATAAATATATTGATATTTGGAACAAGTGTATACAGAATGTAGCAGCTTATTAATAATCATATATGCGtataagatatattttttttattttgtataactGAACAACTTTGaaatattaattaataaataaaaaactttggaaaagaagtgctttaaaattaaaaaaaaacctgctataTTAGTATAGATTgcaccttcttctttctttccccccactttattttgtataactgaaaaaaactttaaaatataaataaataaataaccttggGAAAGAAGcgctttaaaataaaatctgctgCAAAACGTCTAGACCTAAGACTCAGATGcagtagttcagtggtagaacactccctttgcattcaaaaggtcTCATGTTTAATCTCCGGCATCTCTCTGTTAAAGCTGGGAAAGACCACAGACACAAAAATGCGCACACAAACCAACACAAAAACTCTGACTTCCCCCTTCTGAATTTTGGCATTTTCCCGGGCCCCTTAATCACCCAGCCACATCTCCGGACCCTGCCTAAATATCAGGttagttccttttaaaaattggcaGTCCTGTGTCCCATTACAAAGCCCACCTATAACACCATGATGCCTCACACCATGAGTCattagaattgtacagttggaagggaccccaagggccatctaataCAACCCTTTgcaattgcaggaatctcaactaaagcatccgtggcagatggccatccaacctctgcttagaaacctccaaggaaggagagtccacaacctccttgGTTTGGGGAAATTGGTACTTACCGGTAGCGGTGAACAGTCCAAGGCAAAAACCCATTTTCCTGTTTCCCACCATGGCCAATTCACTGGGCTTCCTGCTTTTCAGCTTCTTGGCTTTCCAGGAAGCCCATATCCCAGTTGCTAAAGTAACAGCATAAAAAGCAACCAGGGCCACCGAGCCGCTTGTGCTCAAAGCCATCTTCTCCAGCTACCAGGAGCTGCGAGTTTCTGGCAGTGGAGCCAAGTTCAAGCAGCAAACGCCCGTGTCTTGTCAGACGAACCTTCTGAAAAACTCTTCCACTGGCCAACCGTTGCTATCTGAAGGACTAAACTGGGTGTGTGTGCACAGGGGGAGCAGACCAGTTTATGACGTTGTAGTCAAGGAATAGGACCCCGCCTATCTCTCTCTCAACAGACTAAACAATCTCAACTTGTGTGTCCttaaatactggggggggggggagattaatgGAACAACCAGAAAATATCCAGCATAGGCATAGTGCATACTAAGTGAGGCCTTGGAGCAATGGTTCTTAAAGGGTGTTGGACATCACActggatggcaagtgtggcaggaagattcaaggacaatcgaAGAAACTTTTAAACATGTTAGTATAGTATAGCACAGAATACTATCAAGATCAGAAAAGATAAATGTTTCTTTGagttgatgaggagatgagagtttgtctcAGATTAGAcctaacataccgtatttttccttgtataaacacgcccccgtgtataagcccctctttttggggactccaaattgagaaaatggggagagattgcCCAGAAAATCACTCACCCGCAGGAATGCCACAGCCAATCGCATGCACATCGACAAAGCCACCAATCTTCGGCACGCAAGCAGAAAGCAAGTGCCAATCGCCCGCCCTATTGCCGCAGCAGCCAATAGCCTGCAGAACTTGCCGCACCGACCAATCACCCACAAATAcgccgctgacaatctcctgctcacgGCAGCCACCATACGCCCGTCCCACCTCTCCACTACCCATGTGTAAGATGACCCCAAATGTTTtagcataattttaaaataaaataacttcgtcttatacacggaaaaatatggtaaatgagattacccggcaaaagcaagctcacacctcttgTTGAGTTTGTAGGCATACTTAAGGTACATTTTATGCAAGAGGCTGGTTTGCAATTAtcttttgggaatgattcatgtccTTGTGCAGCTGCATTgtgctatactttctggatgccccatgatcatattataaagtagttgtgttctgtgttagtTGTGGTGGCAAGGTGGCAGTGCAGGGGTGACAGCGGGGGTAGGGATGGGGCCTGGATCTGTGGGCAGCGGCAGGGAGGGGGGATGTTTTGCTTACAGTAGCAAAACATCCTAGGCCGCCCcttatgcagaaggtcccaggttcagctcctgtctggagatccactgccaatGATTGCAGGAAATAATGAAATATGGTTATCTAACTTGGTACAAGGCAGTGTCCTATATTCCATTTTAGAGCACATTTCTCCTCGTATACACATTGTTGCAAACCATTTCTCCGATttgatgcattttaatgttacTTTCAGCATTATGTTTTGATGCACACTTTCTAATACGTTCCTTTTAATACAAATCTGtttctctcctcttctttttATTGGAGAGCTacactgcagaattcagagacGCGTGGATTTTGTCACATTCCCGTTTGTATCTTGTTTTGGGAAGTACAAATCAGGTAGGTTAGTGAACCGAACTGAATTACTTCCTCATTGCTAGGAAGAGTGGATACAAATTAATAATGAACATTTAAACTTAGAAGGAAGGTGctttggaatggggggggggcatacaagagaaagaaagggggagggagggggaagagctcAAGCATTTTGGATGGCCTTGTGCAAGTCAATGTCTTTCAGCTAGGGAACTGCAATTTGAtctagttcacatttaaatgtgaacttatgTAATTCACACTTGCCTAATTCACAAAAcaagatgcaaaccaaaacatgCCCATCCTTTGCAGTTGCAGGAAATAATGGAGTCACAAGAACACAGGCCACAgtaatggtttgattaatttcagttttacaagtcttttgtaaataagaaagacttgtaaaactgaaattaatcaaaccattactgtggcctgagttcttgtgaCTCCATTATTTCCTTCATCTATtcaccaagaactccaactttttgaTCATCCTTTGCAGTTAGCACTTTcccgaattttgcaatggagttctcCAAACAAGGAACGTGCATGCAAATGTATGTACTAGGTCAAAGTGTGTAATAGTGAAAACaaggtacaaaaatgcattgcaaaaaatgtgtacattggacaaaactgcattaaaaatgtgccaATTCGGaagtaccaacagtggaagaatggcaagttaaaatgatggaatatgcagaactggctaagctgacggggaagatccgaaaccagCGTGATGAGCCGTTTGAAAAGGACAGGAGCAAATTTATACAATACATGgaaaaccattgtaaacatttGAACACGTCTGTAGGATTgagttaaaaatattttgtaatgGTAAATGAAGGAGCTAATTTACAATTAGAATGGTTAGATTTATTGAGATAGAAAGAAGGTAAATAAGTTGCAAGTGGAATGCTAAGACTTAAGTGAATATTTAGGAAAGCCAGagaatgggaaggagggaagtcaaagctcATTATGAGTAATGCTTTTGGTAATATGAATAATTGATGGAATGTGATATGataaaaatgtgaactgaataataataataataatgttgttgttgttgttgttgttgtttagtcgttcagtcgtgtccgactcttcgtgacccacagcacgccaggcacccctatcctccactgcctcccgcagtttggccaaactcatgccagtcgcttcgagaacactgtccaaccatctcatcctctgtcgtccccttctccttgtgccctccatctttcccaacatcagggtcttttccagggagtcttctcttctcatgaggtggccaaagtactggagcctcaacttcaggatctgcccttccagtgagcactcagggctgatttctttaaggatggataagtttgatctttttgcagtccatgggactctcaagtgtctcctccagcaccataattcaaaagcattaattcttcggcgatcagccttctttatggtccagctctcacttccatacataataAAA of the Lacerta agilis isolate rLacAgi1 chromosome 4, rLacAgi1.pri, whole genome shotgun sequence genome contains:
- the LOC117044953 gene encoding high-affinity choline transporter 1-like — protein: MRSKNYVTMMDPLQETYGNVMASLMFIPSLIGDIFWFAAILASLGATMQVILDIHGILVIVISACTVIIYTLLGGLYSVAYTDVIQLVFITVSLWVCIPFALMNSATESISYTAVHDVFQASWIGKMEVQYLGRWLDDFLYLALGSIPWQIYFQRVLSASSPNEGRLISYLSGLGCFIMAIPSVVIGAVAASTDWNQTGYGLPSPNDRGESALILPLVLYHLCPTYIALGGLGALAAAVMSSGDSALLSAGTLFAHNIYRKVFRKDASEEEVLWAMRMSMVIFGMMSAGLAFHAHSIYDLWFLSGELVYALLFPQLCCVLFIRNTNTYGSAAGFFLGLLLRLLAGEPTLNIPPVIHYPGCSLVDGAYVQLFPFKLFTMLVSLLTIVSVSHLSAFLFKANVLPRRWDVCKIMRADRVVISLPQRRKRDACARTPF